From Mucilaginibacter rubeus, a single genomic window includes:
- a CDS encoding cbb3-type cytochrome c oxidase N-terminal domain-containing protein, protein MKHYRILFLIPFMLLMQPGMAVADNLIPDDLQNEIAYWIIVGMLLLFVVAMLVLLKTFKVLARVVLKSQGYTEEQIAAELAPAKKVKKPKTEVWNKLLSLRPLAEEKELLIAHDYDGIQELDNPIPAWFSYLFYATIIFAVGYILNYHVFHFGQLQYEEYSTEMAQADIAKKAYLSKAANRVDENTVKLDAEPGVVAAGQVIFKQNCVPCHGDHAQGVVGPNLTDDYWLHGGKINDVFKTIKYGVQAKGMPTWEKQLSPKQISDVANYIKSLHGTNPAGAKEAQGEKESDDDAKATKKA, encoded by the coding sequence ATGAAACATTACCGCATATTATTTCTAATACCGTTTATGTTATTGATGCAACCCGGTATGGCGGTTGCCGATAATCTGATCCCCGACGATCTGCAGAATGAAATAGCTTACTGGATCATAGTTGGTATGCTGTTACTATTTGTTGTAGCCATGCTGGTATTGCTCAAAACCTTTAAAGTGCTCGCAAGGGTGGTACTTAAATCGCAGGGGTATACTGAAGAGCAGATAGCCGCTGAATTGGCTCCCGCTAAAAAAGTTAAGAAACCCAAGACTGAGGTTTGGAACAAGCTGCTTTCATTAAGGCCACTTGCCGAGGAGAAAGAACTGCTTATTGCGCATGATTACGATGGCATCCAGGAATTGGATAACCCGATACCTGCCTGGTTCTCATACCTATTTTATGCCACTATCATTTTCGCAGTTGGATACATACTTAACTATCACGTTTTTCATTTCGGGCAGCTGCAATACGAGGAGTATAGTACCGAAATGGCGCAGGCGGATATTGCAAAGAAAGCTTACTTGAGTAAAGCCGCCAATCGTGTCGATGAAAATACCGTGAAGTTAGATGCTGAACCGGGAGTAGTGGCCGCGGGGCAGGTGATATTTAAGCAAAATTGTGTGCCTTGCCACGGCGATCATGCGCAGGGAGTTGTTGGCCCTAATCTTACTGATGATTACTGGCTGCACGGCGGCAAAATTAATGATGTATTTAAGACTATTAAATACGGTGTACAGGCTAAGGGTATGCCAACCTGGGAGAAGCAATTATCGCCTAAACAGATCTCGGATGTGGCAAATTACATCAAATCATTACACGGTACTAACCCCGCGGGTGCGAAAGAGGCCCAGGGCGAAAAGGAAAGTGATGATGATGCTAAAGCAACAAAAAAGGCGTAG
- the ccoG gene encoding cytochrome c oxidase accessory protein CcoG codes for MEGLLEGKESKKRQWMYPLVRKGRFYKWRSWLSYFYLIFFFSGPFLRIGGQPLLLLDFMNRHFVLLGQVFWPQDIFLFALASLVFLVCIVVFTIAFGRIFCGWICPQTIFMEMVFRKIEIMIEGDANKRKKLDAGPWTKEKITKKTLKHALFILVSFLIANTFLAYIIGSENLIRIIIEPITQHWVGLASIWVFTLVFYLVYSQVRELVCTLICPYGRLQSVLIDQHTLVVAYDDLRGEPRGKLNKAADPFNLKGDCVDCSLCVAVCPTGIDIRKGTQIECINCTACIDACDQVMDKIGKPRNLIGYFSENMIRLKEKPTFTGRMMAYTAVITVLVGVLSYFIFSRSDMDMTVMRSAGMLYQQQPGGYISNIYNAEIINKTDKNKRITIVTDDPSIQIKYIQAPAVVTRGGTEKTVFFVMLPASHIHTAKTKIRLQLVADKRVIQTVSTNFIGPVND; via the coding sequence ATGGAAGGATTACTGGAGGGTAAGGAAAGCAAAAAGCGGCAATGGATGTATCCGTTGGTGCGTAAGGGCAGGTTTTATAAATGGAGAAGCTGGCTGAGTTATTTTTATCTCATCTTCTTTTTCAGCGGACCATTTTTACGTATCGGCGGGCAGCCGTTGTTGCTGCTTGATTTTATGAACCGGCATTTTGTGCTGTTGGGCCAGGTATTTTGGCCTCAGGATATTTTTCTGTTCGCGCTGGCTTCGTTGGTTTTCCTGGTTTGCATTGTGGTGTTTACCATAGCTTTCGGCCGGATATTTTGCGGTTGGATTTGTCCGCAAACCATTTTTATGGAGATGGTTTTTCGTAAAATTGAGATCATGATTGAGGGCGACGCCAATAAACGTAAAAAACTGGATGCCGGCCCCTGGACTAAGGAAAAGATCACGAAGAAAACGCTCAAACATGCTTTGTTTATACTGGTATCATTCCTGATAGCCAATACTTTTTTGGCTTATATCATCGGTAGCGAAAATTTGATCCGGATCATAATAGAGCCAATTACACAGCATTGGGTTGGCCTTGCCAGTATCTGGGTGTTTACCTTGGTGTTTTACCTGGTTTATAGCCAGGTGCGTGAGCTGGTTTGTACATTGATATGCCCTTACGGCAGGCTGCAGAGTGTTTTGATAGATCAGCACACACTTGTTGTGGCCTATGATGATTTACGCGGCGAACCTCGGGGGAAATTGAACAAGGCTGCCGATCCTTTTAATTTGAAAGGCGATTGTGTTGATTGCAGTTTGTGTGTGGCGGTTTGTCCTACCGGGATCGATATCCGTAAGGGAACACAAATAGAATGTATTAACTGCACCGCCTGCATTGACGCCTGTGACCAGGTGATGGATAAAATAGGCAAGCCCCGCAACCTGATAGGCTATTTCTCCGAAAATATGATCAGGCTTAAAGAGAAGCCAACTTTTACCGGCAGGATGATGGCTTATACTGCTGTAATCACTGTTCTGGTTGGTGTATTAAGCTATTTTATTTTTAGTCGCAGCGATATGGATATGACGGTTATGCGAAGTGCGGGTATGCTCTATCAACAACAGCCCGGCGGCTATATCAGCAATATTTATAATGCCGAGATCATCAATAAAACCGATAAAAACAAACGCATAACTATTGTGACCGATGACCCTTCTATCCAAATAAAATATATCCAAGCACCTGCTGTAGTTACCCGGGGCGGAACGGAGAAGACGGTATTTTTTGTTATGCTGCCCGCATCACATATCCATACCGCCAAAACAAAGATCCGGTTACAGCTGGTGGCCGATAAGCGGGTTATCCAAACAGTGAGCACCAATTTTATAGGACCAGTAAATGATTAA
- the ccoN gene encoding cytochrome-c oxidase, cbb3-type subunit I: protein MQPEKFYYDNKIVRNFGIATVIWGIIGMTVGLIVAIQLYSPGMNMGNQYTTFGRIRPLHTNAVIFAFVGNAIFMGVYYSLQRLLKARMFSDLLSNIHFWGWQLIIVSAVITLPLGLTTSHEYAELEWPIDIAITVIWVVFGINMFGTIFKRRERHLYVAIWFYIATFVTIAVLHIVNSFELPVSAFKSYMVYAGVQDALVQWWYGHNAVAFFLTTPYLGMMYYFLPKMANRPIYSYKLSILHFWALIFIYIWAGPHHLLYTTLPGWAQSLGIAFSIMLIAPSWGGMINGLLTLRGAWDKVRDDVILKFMVVGLTAYGMATFEGPMLSLKQVNAIGHFTDWIIAHVHVGALGWNGFLTFAILYWLIPRIYKTQLYSKKMASFHFWIGTLGILFYAVPMYWAGFTQGLMLKEFTPEGILKYPNFLESTLRIIPMHVMRSVGGGFYLLGVIVMAYNLVRTAMQGKLVANEAAHAMALAPLPKAAKDGTWHRTLERKPIQLMIAALIVILIGTFVELMPTLTISSNIPTIAAVKPYTPLELQGRDLYIREGCSNCHSQTVRPFRSETERYGEYSKAGEFVYDHPFLWGSKRTGPDLAREGGKYGSAWHYNHLMDPRLMSPGSIMPNYDWLLTQTLDTTTTIAKINAMRKLGVPYAPGYERIANSDLDKQAKEIAANLYTDHIKIKNDKEVIAIIAYLQRLGTDIKANKTANK from the coding sequence ATGCAGCCCGAAAAATTTTACTATGACAACAAGATCGTGCGGAATTTTGGCATAGCCACCGTGATCTGGGGAATAATTGGGATGACCGTGGGCCTCATCGTTGCTATACAGCTGTATAGTCCGGGGATGAACATGGGCAACCAATATACCACCTTTGGCCGTATCCGGCCGCTCCACACCAATGCTGTAATATTTGCCTTTGTGGGTAATGCCATTTTTATGGGCGTTTATTATTCACTGCAACGTTTGCTTAAGGCCAGGATGTTCAGCGATTTATTGAGCAATATCCATTTCTGGGGCTGGCAGCTTATTATCGTTTCGGCCGTTATTACATTGCCGCTTGGGTTGACCACATCTCATGAATATGCCGAGCTTGAATGGCCTATTGATATTGCCATTACGGTGATTTGGGTGGTATTTGGGATTAATATGTTTGGCACCATATTTAAACGCCGGGAAAGGCATTTATATGTAGCTATCTGGTTTTACATAGCCACTTTTGTTACCATTGCGGTATTACATATTGTAAACTCATTTGAGCTGCCGGTATCTGCCTTTAAAAGCTATATGGTTTATGCTGGTGTGCAGGATGCCCTTGTGCAGTGGTGGTATGGCCACAATGCGGTAGCGTTTTTCCTTACCACACCTTATTTGGGTATGATGTACTACTTTTTGCCTAAAATGGCTAACAGGCCAATTTATTCATACAAGCTTAGTATCCTGCACTTTTGGGCACTCATATTCATTTACATCTGGGCAGGGCCTCACCACCTGTTGTATACCACACTGCCAGGCTGGGCGCAGTCTTTAGGCATAGCATTTTCCATTATGCTGATAGCACCAAGCTGGGGAGGTATGATCAATGGTTTGCTTACGCTGCGCGGCGCCTGGGATAAAGTTCGTGATGATGTTATCCTTAAGTTTATGGTGGTTGGTCTTACGGCTTATGGTATGGCAACTTTTGAAGGCCCCATGCTTTCGTTAAAACAGGTTAACGCCATAGGCCACTTTACTGATTGGATTATTGCCCACGTGCACGTTGGCGCTTTGGGCTGGAACGGTTTCTTAACCTTCGCTATACTTTACTGGCTGATACCCCGCATTTACAAAACTCAGCTCTACTCCAAAAAAATGGCTTCGTTTCATTTTTGGATTGGCACTTTGGGCATCTTATTTTATGCGGTGCCGATGTATTGGGCTGGCTTTACACAAGGCTTAATGCTTAAAGAATTTACACCCGAAGGTATCCTGAAATATCCAAACTTCCTGGAAAGCACCTTGCGCATTATCCCAATGCACGTAATGCGCTCTGTAGGCGGCGGATTTTATTTGCTTGGTGTAATTGTAATGGCGTACAACCTTGTACGTACAGCAATGCAGGGCAAACTGGTGGCCAACGAGGCTGCGCATGCGATGGCTTTGGCACCATTGCCAAAAGCCGCTAAAGATGGCACATGGCACCGTACGCTCGAGCGCAAGCCTATTCAGCTCATGATAGCCGCTTTGATAGTGATATTGATAGGTACGTTTGTTGAACTTATGCCAACGCTTACAATTTCATCAAATATCCCAACCATAGCCGCTGTTAAACCTTACACACCGCTTGAGTTGCAAGGCAGGGATCTTTACATCAGGGAAGGTTGTTCAAATTGCCATTCACAAACAGTAAGGCCTTTCCGGTCTGAAACGGAGCGATATGGCGAGTACAGCAAGGCAGGCGAGTTTGTGTATGACCACCCGTTTTTGTGGGGATCAAAACGTACCGGCCCCGATCTGGCCCGCGAAGGAGGGAAGTATGGCAGCGCATGGCATTATAATCACCTGATGGATCCACGTCTGATGTCGCCGGGCAGTATCATGCCAAATTATGATTGGCTTTTAACCCAAACGCTTGATACTACTACCACCATAGCTAAAATAAACGCGATGCGGAAACTGGGCGTACCATACGCACCGGGCTACGAAAGGATTGCCAACAGCGATTTGGATAAACAGGCCAAAGAAATTGCGGCCAACCTTTACACCGATCATATCAAAATCAAGAATGATAAGGAGGTGATTGCGATCATAGCATACTTGCAACGTCTGGGAACAGATATCAAAGCCAACAAAACAGCCAATAAATAA
- a CDS encoding heavy metal translocating P-type ATPase, producing MTGNPTIEKISCYHCGDDCLTEAYTLDDKHFCCHGCKSVYQLLSESQLCNYYTYNDHPGATRARIDRRFDYLSEPAIVSQLIDYTDDQVTMVTFYIPHIHCSSCLWLLEKLHKINPAVHYCRVDFLKKQLNIRFDHHRISLQQLVELLYDIGYEPLISLQDVIKEGNAATEDHLVQKIAVAGFCFGNVMLLSFPEYFGISTYEHSFRQFFGWLNVLFSLPVVFYSGREYFVSAWQNLRRKSLNIDFPLALGIAVLFIRTFFEVATHTGAGFADTLCGLVFFLLVGKFVQKKTYHHISFERDYRSFFPVAVNTIVDEKEKPVPLADLHTGHRILIRNNEIIPADAILLKGHALIDFSFVTGEAVPINKTWGEIIYAGGRQTGEAIELEVIKPVSQSYLTQLWNNEAFNRKQDNRMQTFNQKVSKYFTVVLLVIAIASLLFWLPTDLNRGIAAFTAVLIVACPCALALSTPFTMSAALSIFDRNLFYLKNTAVVEQLAAIDTIVMDKTGTITTSDNDNIQLNARLSDAERELVYNVCMHSNHPLSRMICRYLGTHKRLNLTDLSEAAGRGITASVNGYQVRIGSEQHVSGYSRNTSAGTKVHVAVDGNYKGYFAFAHQYREGLKNINGLETDYELYLLSGDQDHERFELIRFFKTTDKLLFNQSPQDKLDFIGKLQENGAKVMMIGDGLNDAGALKQSDLGIAVTDNVNNFSPGSDAIMDGRSFGKLPAFLKFSKDTVRIIHASFLISLTYNFIGLSYAITGKLSPLFAAILMPVSTVTIISFTSLATHFAAKKRKLS from the coding sequence ATGACAGGAAACCCTACTATTGAAAAAATAAGCTGTTACCATTGCGGTGATGATTGTTTAACCGAAGCTTATACCTTGGATGATAAGCATTTTTGCTGCCACGGCTGTAAAAGCGTTTATCAGTTGCTATCAGAAAGTCAGCTTTGCAATTATTATACTTACAATGACCATCCCGGCGCTACGCGTGCCCGTATTGACAGGCGTTTTGATTACCTGTCCGAACCGGCTATAGTAAGTCAGCTTATTGATTATACCGATGACCAGGTTACCATGGTCACGTTTTATATACCGCATATCCATTGCAGTTCGTGTTTATGGCTGTTGGAAAAACTCCATAAAATTAATCCCGCGGTGCATTATTGCCGTGTAGATTTTTTGAAGAAACAGCTTAATATCCGCTTTGATCATCACCGCATAAGCCTGCAGCAATTGGTTGAGCTGTTATATGATATTGGTTATGAACCATTGATCAGCTTGCAGGATGTTATTAAAGAGGGAAACGCCGCTACTGAAGATCACCTTGTTCAGAAAATAGCCGTGGCAGGGTTTTGCTTTGGTAATGTAATGTTGCTGAGCTTTCCCGAATACTTTGGCATTTCGACGTACGAACATTCGTTCAGGCAGTTTTTTGGCTGGTTAAATGTGTTGTTCAGTTTACCGGTTGTTTTTTACAGCGGCCGTGAATACTTTGTTTCTGCCTGGCAAAACCTTCGTCGTAAATCGTTAAATATTGATTTTCCGCTGGCGCTGGGAATTGCCGTACTTTTTATCCGCACTTTTTTTGAAGTTGCCACCCATACCGGGGCGGGCTTTGCCGATACGCTTTGCGGACTTGTGTTCTTTTTACTGGTAGGTAAGTTTGTGCAAAAGAAAACCTATCACCATATATCCTTTGAACGCGATTACCGTTCATTTTTTCCTGTAGCGGTAAACACTATTGTCGATGAAAAAGAAAAGCCTGTTCCGCTTGCTGATCTGCACACGGGGCACCGGATATTGATCCGCAATAATGAGATCATCCCGGCTGATGCCATTTTACTGAAAGGGCATGCGCTCATCGATTTTAGCTTTGTTACCGGCGAAGCCGTACCGATAAACAAAACCTGGGGAGAGATCATCTACGCGGGCGGTCGCCAAACAGGAGAAGCTATTGAACTTGAAGTTATAAAACCCGTATCGCAAAGCTACCTTACCCAACTCTGGAACAACGAAGCTTTTAACCGTAAACAGGATAACCGTATGCAAACCTTTAACCAAAAGGTGAGCAAGTATTTTACTGTTGTTTTATTGGTTATAGCTATTGCTTCCTTGTTGTTTTGGTTGCCAACAGATCTAAACCGGGGAATTGCCGCTTTCACAGCGGTGCTTATTGTGGCCTGCCCATGCGCATTGGCTTTAAGTACGCCATTCACCATGTCGGCGGCCCTAAGCATTTTCGACCGGAACCTTTTCTATTTAAAAAATACTGCTGTTGTTGAACAGCTGGCGGCTATTGATACCATTGTTATGGATAAAACGGGTACCATAACTACAAGTGATAATGATAATATCCAGTTAAACGCCCGGTTAAGTGATGCAGAACGCGAATTGGTTTACAACGTTTGTATGCACTCCAACCATCCGCTTAGCAGGATGATTTGCCGGTATCTGGGTACTCACAAGCGTTTGAACCTAACTGACCTTTCTGAAGCTGCGGGCAGGGGTATTACCGCTTCAGTTAATGGGTATCAGGTGCGTATTGGCAGCGAACAGCATGTTTCAGGCTATAGCAGGAATACATCAGCCGGTACAAAGGTTCATGTTGCTGTAGATGGTAACTATAAGGGATACTTTGCCTTTGCACATCAATATCGCGAGGGCCTGAAAAACATTAATGGCCTCGAAACCGATTATGAATTATACCTCTTATCCGGCGATCAGGATCATGAGCGTTTTGAATTGATCCGCTTTTTTAAAACTACCGATAAGTTGCTTTTTAACCAGTCGCCCCAGGATAAGCTTGATTTTATAGGCAAGCTGCAGGAGAATGGTGCTAAAGTAATGATGATAGGCGACGGGCTGAATGACGCGGGTGCTCTTAAACAAAGTGACCTGGGTATTGCTGTCACGGATAACGTAAACAACTTTTCGCCGGGAAGCGATGCCATTATGGATGGCCGGTCATTTGGCAAGCTTCCTGCGTTTTTAAAGTTTTCAAAAGATACGGTTAGGATCATTCACGCATCATTCCTGATTTCCCTTACCTATAATTTTATTGGTTTAAGCTACGCCATTACCGGAAAGCTCTCACCGCTGTTTGCGGCAATCCTGATGCCGGTAAGTACGGTAACTATTATTTCTTTCACCAGTCTGGCAACGCATTTCGCGGCCAAGAAAAGGAAATTATCATGA
- a CDS encoding c-type cytochrome, with product MLKFSLTLFLCMSFLLTFKYFVNTGNHEVKPSKRSVSVSKQAKDLNHIKSDSLHWPAGFTITRFAGPDLTPSPACLAVAATGEVFVGVDMIGSLGKDPGKGRIIKLIDSDNDGKLDKHTDFADVDDPRGILIMGDQVFVLHTVFSKETLKATGMILEVFEDKDHDGIADGPPKPLLEHLSNAHMLVERGTDHATNGIRMGIDGWIYIAVGDFGFHDATDRDGKKLTMLGGGIIRVRPNGKEMEVYTHGLRNIYDVAIDPYMNVFTRDNTNDGGGWNIRFSHQIQSGEYGYPLLFQHFTDEILPALVDLGGGSGTGSLFMDEPTWPEKYNHVPMTADWGRSELYINRVTPDGASFKQAEEPFIELPQITDLDVDGSGRLYLSAWDGAGYSGSASKGYVIRAVPNGWTYKAFPDIKAMSVSDLANMLKSESAVARLNASQELITRPADESSKAAFAIASDAGAALYARVAALFTYAQIARENGITNLVQLTHDNALREFALRALTDRKGGIDQVPIAPFLSGLKDASPRVQASAIIGLGRLGRLEAASELLKTPVPASFVAPAKNTEGPHATPNSPIILPHLAVRALVSMNAVDACVSAIGTSNSTLALWALRYMYDNKAVNGLIAAYPKIKDPKTKKQILVTLARLYKQEAPYDASWWWGTRPDSHGPIYKGIQWEASPRIEKFLTLERTKAGAMGKQFFADLNERHQMGITAFGGEEKPAATKEVKVDLAKIRNKKGQIGSSSIEDIMLMLNQVKGNPAIGKALFTRQGCVACHSLNRGEKLKGPFMGQIGSIMNRQQIAESILKPSASISQGFATVMITAKGNKSYMGFISEESAQKVVMRNIAGDVFTIKASDILSRKELKTSMMPTGLASALSYEEFASLVTFLSQQKN from the coding sequence ATGTTAAAGTTTTCCCTGACCCTGTTCTTATGTATGTCCTTTTTGCTGACGTTCAAATATTTTGTGAATACAGGCAATCATGAAGTAAAGCCCTCTAAACGTAGCGTTTCCGTTTCAAAACAAGCGAAAGATTTAAATCATATTAAAAGCGATTCGCTTCACTGGCCTGCTGGTTTTACTATAACCAGGTTTGCCGGGCCCGATCTTACTCCAAGTCCGGCTTGTTTGGCTGTAGCAGCAACGGGCGAAGTTTTTGTTGGCGTTGATATGATTGGTTCGCTGGGTAAAGACCCGGGGAAAGGGCGCATAATTAAACTTATTGATAGCGATAACGATGGCAAATTAGATAAGCATACCGATTTTGCCGATGTTGATGATCCCCGTGGTATACTCATCATGGGCGACCAGGTTTTTGTGCTTCATACGGTTTTCTCCAAAGAAACACTTAAAGCAACCGGAATGATCCTTGAAGTTTTTGAAGATAAAGATCATGATGGCATTGCCGATGGGCCTCCAAAACCACTTCTTGAACATTTGAGTAATGCACATATGCTGGTTGAGCGTGGAACAGACCACGCTACCAACGGTATCCGCATGGGTATTGACGGATGGATCTATATAGCTGTGGGCGATTTTGGTTTTCATGACGCAACGGACCGTGATGGTAAAAAACTTACCATGCTTGGGGGCGGTATTATCAGGGTGCGGCCAAATGGTAAGGAAATGGAGGTTTATACGCATGGTTTACGTAATATTTATGATGTAGCTATAGATCCATATATGAATGTATTTACCCGCGATAATACCAATGACGGCGGAGGCTGGAATATCCGTTTTTCGCATCAAATCCAATCTGGCGAATATGGGTACCCATTGTTGTTTCAGCATTTTACTGATGAGATTTTGCCGGCACTGGTTGATTTGGGCGGCGGTTCAGGAACGGGTTCATTGTTTATGGACGAACCTACCTGGCCAGAAAAATATAACCACGTACCTATGACAGCCGATTGGGGACGCAGTGAGCTTTATATTAACAGGGTAACACCCGATGGCGCCAGTTTTAAACAAGCCGAAGAGCCGTTTATTGAATTGCCGCAGATCACCGATCTGGATGTAGATGGCTCGGGAAGGCTTTACCTTTCCGCCTGGGACGGTGCCGGTTATTCGGGCAGCGCTTCTAAGGGTTATGTTATCAGGGCCGTACCTAATGGCTGGACATATAAAGCTTTCCCGGATATTAAAGCGATGTCGGTATCGGATCTGGCCAATATGCTAAAATCAGAAAGCGCCGTGGCAAGGTTAAATGCATCACAGGAGCTTATCACAAGGCCGGCAGATGAAAGCAGTAAAGCGGCTTTCGCGATAGCATCAGATGCAGGTGCTGCTTTATATGCCCGCGTAGCAGCGCTGTTTACTTACGCTCAAATTGCCCGCGAAAATGGAATAACCAACCTGGTACAACTTACGCATGATAATGCTCTAAGGGAATTTGCCCTGCGTGCCTTAACCGACAGGAAAGGCGGAATAGATCAGGTTCCGATTGCGCCATTTCTAAGCGGACTAAAAGATGCTTCACCGCGTGTGCAGGCATCGGCCATTATAGGCCTGGGGCGTCTGGGGCGTTTAGAGGCCGCTTCTGAATTGCTAAAAACTCCGGTTCCGGCAAGTTTTGTAGCTCCTGCAAAAAATACAGAGGGGCCGCACGCTACACCTAATTCGCCTATAATACTACCGCATTTAGCTGTGCGGGCGCTTGTGAGTATGAATGCGGTTGATGCATGTGTTAGTGCGATAGGAACATCTAATTCGACATTAGCATTGTGGGCACTGCGTTATATGTATGATAACAAAGCGGTAAACGGTTTAATTGCTGCTTACCCTAAAATCAAAGATCCCAAAACAAAGAAACAGATATTGGTAACCCTGGCGCGCCTGTACAAGCAGGAAGCACCATATGACGCCTCATGGTGGTGGGGAACGCGTCCGGATTCGCACGGGCCTATTTATAAAGGTATCCAATGGGAAGCTTCACCGCGCATAGAGAAATTCCTGACTCTTGAACGAACCAAAGCCGGTGCAATGGGCAAACAATTTTTTGCCGATCTGAACGAGCGCCATCAAATGGGCATCACTGCTTTTGGCGGTGAGGAAAAACCTGCTGCGACAAAAGAGGTTAAGGTTGACCTGGCTAAGATCCGCAACAAAAAAGGTCAGATAGGCAGCTCATCTATTGAGGATATTATGCTGATGCTTAACCAGGTTAAAGGTAATCCCGCAATAGGGAAGGCTTTGTTTACCCGCCAGGGCTGCGTTGCCTGCCATAGCCTTAACCGCGGCGAAAAATTGAAAGGGCCGTTTATGGGTCAGATAGGATCTATCATGAACCGCCAGCAAATAGCCGAATCCATATTGAAACCGAGCGCTTCCATATCGCAGGGCTTTGCAACCGTGATGATCACTGCAAAAGGCAATAAAAGCTATATGGGCTTTATTTCTGAAGAATCGGCTCAGAAAGTGGTGATGAGAAACATAGCGGGCGATGTATTCACTATCAAGGCAAGTGATATCCTTAGCCGCAAGGAATTGAAAACATCTATGATGCCAACCGGATTGGCAAGCGCTTTATCTTATGAAGAGTTCGCGTCGCTGGTTACCTTCCTTTCTCAGCAAAAGAATTAA
- the ccoS gene encoding cbb3-type cytochrome oxidase assembly protein CcoS, with product MSVIYFLIGCSVVLALIFLTAFFWAQRTGQNEDLYTPSVRILLDDSEDADTEK from the coding sequence ATGAGCGTTATTTATTTTCTGATAGGGTGCAGCGTGGTGCTGGCACTCATTTTTTTGACTGCTTTTTTCTGGGCTCAAAGAACCGGACAAAACGAAGATTTGTACACTCCATCTGTGCGTATCCTGTTGGACGATTCGGAGGATGCCGATACCGAAAAGTGA
- a CDS encoding FixH family protein yields the protein MNWGKGIIAGMAAFMLFILSMCIYMFNAPADDYDHQYYEKGLSFNKDHDREEQVSKDHAEPAISQSADRLMITFSEPITGKVSFMRPSDKALDRSFELDSKDDKLFEIELKDVAKGPWQLTFEWESGKKSYLYHKEVYIKK from the coding sequence ATGAATTGGGGAAAAGGAATTATAGCAGGAATGGCGGCATTTATGCTGTTTATCCTAAGCATGTGTATCTATATGTTCAACGCACCGGCTGATGACTATGATCATCAGTATTATGAAAAAGGATTGAGTTTCAATAAAGATCATGACCGCGAGGAACAGGTAAGTAAAGATCATGCAGAACCTGCCATATCACAAAGTGCCGACCGGCTTATGATAACTTTTAGCGAACCTATAACCGGAAAGGTAAGTTTTATGCGACCATCTGATAAAGCTTTGGACAGATCGTTTGAGCTTGATAGCAAGGACGATAAACTTTTTGAAATTGAGTTAAAAGACGTTGCCAAAGGCCCATGGCAATTGACATTTGAATGGGAAAGCGGTAAAAAATCATACTTATACCATAAGGAGGTATATATTAAAAAATGA